One segment of Marinobacter sediminum DNA contains the following:
- a CDS encoding glycerophosphodiester phosphodiesterase: MIVYGHRGAKGEAPENTLPGFVHAYRHGIRHFELDLVLSKDGTPVMVHDLTVDRTTSQKGSVGNYTATELAEMDARHNTSSWPRKIGIPTLEDLLDQFDDLEHLQLEVKKDSRQRLNILCNRLTEIIQRRDLYQKAAITSSDTWFLKQIRRRNKNIRIGFVAERKFPRPLNLATRLGCDYLCINWKLCSKGMVEQAHRRGLHVSTWTVNRIHDMLQLEEAGVDSIITDYPTSTRMFFDNRSRALLSLPNTPRSAASDNNTLPRTG, encoded by the coding sequence ATGATTGTCTACGGACACAGAGGGGCCAAGGGAGAAGCCCCTGAAAATACCCTGCCCGGTTTTGTCCATGCCTACCGGCACGGCATTCGCCACTTTGAGCTCGATCTGGTGTTATCGAAGGACGGCACGCCGGTGATGGTTCATGACCTGACCGTGGATCGTACCACCAGCCAGAAAGGTAGTGTGGGCAACTACACCGCTACTGAACTGGCTGAGATGGACGCCAGGCACAATACCAGTTCCTGGCCCCGGAAGATCGGAATCCCGACTCTGGAGGACCTGCTTGACCAGTTTGATGACCTCGAGCACCTCCAGCTTGAGGTAAAAAAAGACAGCCGCCAGCGCCTGAACATTCTGTGTAACCGGCTAACCGAGATTATTCAGCGCCGCGATCTCTACCAGAAGGCCGCAATTACATCCTCGGACACCTGGTTCCTCAAGCAAATCCGTCGCAGGAACAAAAACATCCGAATCGGGTTTGTGGCTGAACGAAAATTCCCCCGGCCACTGAATCTTGCAACCCGGCTGGGGTGTGACTACCTCTGTATAAACTGGAAACTGTGCTCAAAAGGGATGGTGGAACAGGCCCATCGCCGCGGCCTGCATGTATCAACCTGGACGGTCAACCGCATCCACGACATGCTGCAACTGGAAGAGGCGGGCGTGGACAGCATCATCACAGACTACCCGACCAGTACCCGCATGTTCTTCGATAACCGGTCGAGAGCCCTGCTGTCGCTGCCTAATACCCCGAGGAGTGCGGCATCGGACAACAACACTCTGCCCAGGACAGGCTGA
- a CDS encoding 3-deoxy-7-phosphoheptulonate synthase, whose protein sequence is MLAILHPNTPLESDAYRQTMHYLENLPGVSLRVHEVQGTSQRLTEVYLLGDTKSLDKEEIEALPAVERAIRISDDYRILGRHRDDQRQSGFTYNGVEFSQSNLNIFAGLCAVDVPEHVDMMMQALEDNGEVCTRMGAYKPRTNPYSFQGHGKGCLPWVFEKAGKHGIKVIAMEITHESHIEEIDTCLEKLGRPTGVMLQVGTRNTQNFELLKSIGRQSTYPVLLKRGFGITLNESLNAAEYLASEGNANVIFCLRGMKTDAGQPHRNMVDFAHVPVVKRLTRMPVCVDPSHSVGSRDRSPDGILDVMHATAQGAIAGANMVLVDFHPKPEKALVDGPQALLMNELPAYLEDIRLCHDTWKKRQAIYQRLKGEAVE, encoded by the coding sequence ATGCTAGCCATTCTTCACCCCAACACGCCGCTGGAAAGTGATGCCTACCGCCAGACCATGCACTATCTGGAAAATCTGCCTGGCGTCTCGCTTCGGGTTCACGAAGTCCAGGGCACCAGCCAGCGGTTGACAGAGGTCTATCTGCTCGGCGACACCAAATCCCTCGACAAGGAAGAAATCGAAGCCTTGCCCGCAGTCGAACGCGCCATCCGCATATCGGATGACTACCGCATTCTTGGCCGCCACCGGGATGACCAACGGCAGAGTGGTTTTACCTACAACGGCGTGGAATTCAGTCAATCCAACCTGAATATTTTCGCAGGCCTGTGCGCGGTGGACGTGCCGGAGCATGTGGACATGATGATGCAAGCGCTGGAAGACAACGGAGAAGTCTGCACCCGGATGGGCGCTTACAAGCCCAGGACTAACCCCTACTCCTTTCAGGGACATGGCAAGGGGTGCCTGCCCTGGGTATTTGAGAAGGCCGGCAAACATGGCATCAAAGTAATCGCCATGGAGATCACCCATGAGAGCCATATTGAGGAAATCGATACCTGCCTCGAGAAGCTCGGCCGCCCCACCGGCGTTATGCTCCAGGTAGGCACCCGGAATACCCAGAACTTCGAACTGCTGAAATCCATCGGTCGCCAGAGTACTTACCCGGTGCTTTTGAAGCGAGGGTTCGGGATCACCCTGAATGAATCACTAAATGCTGCCGAGTACCTCGCCAGTGAAGGCAATGCCAACGTGATCTTCTGTCTCAGGGGTATGAAAACCGATGCCGGACAGCCACACCGTAACATGGTTGATTTCGCCCACGTCCCGGTGGTGAAACGACTGACCCGAATGCCTGTATGCGTGGATCCCTCCCATTCCGTGGGAAGCCGTGACCGGTCTCCTGATGGCATCCTGGATGTCATGCATGCCACAGCTCAGGGTGCTATTGCCGGTGCCAACATGGTGCTGGTGGACTTCCACCCGAAACCGGAAAAAGCTCTGGTTGACGGGCCTCAGGCGCTGCTGATGAATGAGCTTCCGGCTTACCTTGAAGATATCCGGCTCTGCCATGATACCTGGAAGAAGCGCCAGGCCATTTACCAACGCCTTAAAGGTGAAGCAGTCGAATGA
- a CDS encoding TerB family tellurite resistance protein: MIERLKKLFAAPESVKTEPDAHQLAIAATALMVQLARVDRNEDERELQAIVDFAVKSHQVTREEAEDILQDALDHAEDATSLYEFTGQLNEHLNQHSKQALLECIWRVAFADGRIDKYEEHLIRRMADLLHLNHREYMQARHRAESAG; this comes from the coding sequence ATGATTGAACGTCTGAAAAAGTTGTTTGCTGCCCCGGAGAGCGTGAAAACCGAACCGGATGCCCACCAGTTGGCCATCGCGGCCACGGCTCTCATGGTACAGCTGGCTCGTGTTGACCGGAACGAGGATGAGCGCGAACTTCAGGCCATCGTAGACTTTGCGGTCAAATCCCATCAGGTCACGCGGGAGGAGGCAGAGGACATTCTGCAGGATGCCCTGGATCATGCAGAGGACGCCACGTCGCTCTATGAATTCACCGGCCAGCTCAACGAACACCTCAACCAGCATTCCAAGCAGGCGCTTCTGGAGTGCATTTGGCGCGTCGCTTTCGCAGACGGGCGAATTGACAAGTACGAAGAACACCTGATTCGCCGCATGGCGGACCTGCTGCATCTTAATCATCGGGAATACATGCAGGCGCGGCACCGGGCAGAAAGTGCCGGTTAA
- the tal gene encoding transaldolase translates to MTNKLDQLKTMTTVVADTGDIDAIAKWRPEDATTNPSLLLKAAASEAYRPMLDKAVAEARRCGGSDAEQLTIATDMLAVLAGREILGLIPGVVSTEVDARLSFDTERTLDRARRLVDFYDRQGVDTSRVLIKVASTWEGIRAAEQLEKEGIRCNLTLLFSFIQAAACAQAGAFLISPFVGRILDWHVANSGKDSFAPAEDPGVLSVSRIYNYYKVNGYDTVVMGASFRNTGEIEMLAGCDRLTISPALLQELQDDEGNLTRKLSADNANSPDRFGDIDEKLFRWESNEDAMATEKLADGIRRFTADQIELEQRVRQMAKAA, encoded by the coding sequence ATGACCAACAAGCTTGACCAACTGAAAACTATGACCACCGTGGTGGCGGATACAGGCGATATTGACGCCATCGCAAAATGGCGACCGGAAGATGCGACCACCAACCCTTCCCTGCTGCTGAAAGCGGCTGCGTCTGAAGCTTATCGCCCAATGCTGGATAAAGCAGTAGCGGAAGCGCGTCGTTGCGGCGGATCAGACGCAGAACAGCTCACTATTGCAACGGACATGCTGGCCGTACTGGCAGGCCGTGAAATTCTCGGATTGATACCCGGTGTGGTTTCCACGGAAGTCGATGCCAGGCTTTCCTTTGATACGGAAAGAACCCTGGATCGTGCCCGCAGGCTGGTCGACTTCTACGACAGACAAGGCGTCGACACCAGCCGGGTTCTGATCAAGGTTGCTTCTACCTGGGAAGGTATCCGTGCCGCCGAGCAGCTCGAGAAGGAAGGCATTCGATGTAACCTGACTCTCCTGTTCTCGTTCATCCAGGCTGCTGCATGTGCGCAGGCCGGCGCCTTCCTTATTTCCCCCTTTGTTGGCCGAATTCTGGACTGGCACGTTGCCAATAGCGGCAAGGACAGTTTCGCTCCAGCCGAAGACCCTGGCGTCCTTTCGGTCTCCCGGATCTATAATTACTACAAGGTTAATGGCTACGACACCGTCGTTATGGGGGCCAGCTTCCGTAATACTGGCGAGATCGAGATGTTGGCGGGTTGCGACCGCCTGACCATCAGCCCCGCCCTTCTCCAGGAACTTCAGGACGATGAAGGGAACCTGACGCGGAAACTGTCAGCTGATAACGCCAATTCACCGGATCGTTTCGGCGACATCGACGAGAAGCTGTTCCGCTGGGAATCCAACGAAGACGCCATGGCCACCGAAAAACTGGCCGATGGTATTCGCCGCTTTACCGCAGACCAGATTGAGCTGGAACAGAGGGTACGGCAGATGGCAAAAGCCGCCTGA
- the dusA gene encoding tRNA dihydrouridine(20/20a) synthase DusA, whose protein sequence is MFQDANIHSGIHSTSPMNVAPKEPSRRFCVAPMMDWTTSHYRYLARQLSRHALLYTEMVTTGALIHGDTERFLRHDPAEYPLALQLGGSDARELAHCSKLAEQFGFNEVNLNVGCPSDRVQNNMIGACLMGHPDKVAEGVRAMIEATSLPVTVKHRIGIDGRESWDELCEFVEKVASAGCRTFIVHARIAVLEGLSPKENRDVPPLKYDWVYRLKETYPDLEIIINGGIKTFDECREHLSRTDGVMLGREAYHNPWLLAGVDAEFFGADTPVTTRHEALRAMYPFIQSELERGVYLNHISRHLLGLFHGVPGGRQFRRYISENAHKSGAGLEVIQTALEKVREPESPAIAEA, encoded by the coding sequence ATGTTCCAAGACGCAAACATACACTCCGGTATTCACTCCACTTCACCGATGAATGTTGCACCCAAAGAGCCTTCCAGGCGTTTTTGCGTCGCCCCGATGATGGACTGGACCACCAGTCATTACCGCTATCTGGCGCGCCAGCTGAGCCGGCACGCCCTGCTCTATACCGAGATGGTGACTACCGGCGCCCTGATTCATGGCGACACTGAGCGTTTCCTGAGGCACGATCCTGCGGAATATCCATTGGCGCTCCAACTCGGCGGCAGCGATGCGCGAGAGCTGGCCCATTGCTCCAAACTGGCTGAGCAGTTTGGCTTCAATGAAGTAAACCTCAACGTCGGCTGCCCCAGCGACAGAGTGCAAAACAACATGATCGGTGCATGCCTGATGGGCCACCCGGACAAGGTCGCAGAGGGTGTTCGGGCGATGATCGAGGCCACCAGCCTGCCGGTCACGGTAAAGCACCGGATCGGAATTGATGGCCGGGAGTCCTGGGATGAGTTGTGCGAATTCGTGGAGAAAGTTGCCTCTGCAGGGTGCCGGACCTTTATTGTGCATGCCCGCATTGCCGTCCTGGAAGGCCTTAGCCCGAAGGAAAACCGGGATGTGCCGCCGCTGAAGTACGACTGGGTGTATCGCCTGAAGGAGACCTACCCGGACCTTGAAATCATCATAAACGGCGGAATAAAGACGTTTGACGAGTGCCGGGAGCACCTGTCACGGACAGACGGTGTGATGCTGGGCCGGGAGGCCTATCACAACCCGTGGCTGCTGGCAGGAGTGGATGCCGAGTTCTTTGGCGCAGACACGCCTGTCACCACCCGTCACGAGGCGCTGCGGGCCATGTACCCCTTCATCCAGAGTGAGCTTGAGCGCGGCGTATATCTCAACCACATCTCCCGCCACCTGCTGGGCCTGTTCCACGGTGTTCCGGGAGGGCGCCAGTTCCGTCGTTATATCAGCGAAAATGCCCACAAATCCGGTGCAGGGCTGGAAGTCATTCAGACCGCACTCGAGAAGGTCAGGGAACCGGAAAGCCCCGCCATTGCGGAAGCTTAA
- a CDS encoding AEC family transporter: MPVMIQALLPVFALIVLGHIFRRWDFPGGDFWPRAERFTYYVLFPAMLVFKLGQARLPVSAYSDIALLVASMLVTMTLVLAVAQWFWRWSGPVFSSVYQGAIRFNSYVGLAAAGMLLGDDGLSLTAIAVAIMVPLLNLLCILMFSLVATRDSVRVGPVLKAIITNPLIVGSVIGVIWSFFKIGFNPLVASILEPLSNLALPMGLMTVGAGLHLKALRGASMPFLVSSVLKLVAFPLMAAGLALMLGLDGLLVQVVILLATLPTATSAYILARQLGGDAPLMAGIISGQTLLAMASIPLMLGILW, from the coding sequence ATGCCGGTTATGATCCAGGCCTTGTTGCCTGTTTTTGCGTTAATTGTACTGGGACATATTTTTCGTCGTTGGGATTTCCCCGGAGGCGATTTCTGGCCTCGAGCGGAACGTTTTACCTATTACGTTCTATTTCCCGCCATGCTCGTGTTCAAACTTGGTCAGGCAAGGTTGCCGGTTTCAGCGTACAGCGATATTGCCCTGCTTGTTGCTTCGATGTTGGTAACAATGACCCTGGTTTTAGCCGTCGCCCAGTGGTTCTGGCGCTGGAGCGGTCCAGTCTTTTCCTCGGTCTATCAGGGTGCTATCCGCTTCAATTCTTATGTTGGTCTTGCGGCCGCTGGGATGTTGCTCGGGGATGACGGCTTATCCCTCACCGCCATAGCGGTGGCCATCATGGTGCCGTTGCTGAATCTGTTGTGCATCCTGATGTTTTCCCTCGTCGCAACCCGGGACTCGGTGCGGGTCGGCCCGGTGCTGAAAGCCATTATTACCAATCCGTTGATTGTGGGGTCGGTGATCGGCGTTATCTGGAGCTTCTTCAAGATTGGTTTTAACCCCCTGGTGGCCAGTATTCTGGAACCTCTTAGCAACCTCGCCCTGCCGATGGGGTTGATGACGGTAGGGGCGGGCCTCCATTTAAAAGCCCTGCGTGGCGCTTCCATGCCGTTTCTGGTGTCGTCGGTGCTCAAGCTCGTCGCATTTCCGTTGATGGCGGCGGGCCTGGCTCTGATGCTGGGGCTGGATGGTTTGCTGGTGCAGGTAGTAATACTGTTGGCGACTCTGCCGACGGCAACTTCCGCCTACATTCTCGCCCGGCAACTGGGGGGCGACGCCCCCCTGATGGCGGGAATCATCAGTGGCCAGACGCTGCTGGCGATGGCCTCTATTCCCTTAATGCTGGGTATTCTCTGGTAG
- a CDS encoding zinc ABC transporter substrate-binding protein, translating to MPRLNTISATAALALTVLVYSSGVSAATQVVTSTKPLELLVRAVAGEDVEITTLVPAGASPHTYNMRPSQRRALENADVIFWVGPEMESFLSRLLAGEDFHQRTIMLMQDGDDHPEANHGHQEHASHDDDLQSGTHETAGHDHGEGEDPHIWLDPSLALEMVRTVHGALANMKGANTQALNENLTRFEANLEKTERQVRAKLETAVHDISLFAYHSAFTRFASHYDLPLEGVLTLNPELSPGARHISEVQDKLHKANHPCLLIEPQFNRQWWRSITRGLEVTFSTWDPLATDIQVTADGYNVFQHSIADAVLKCLPENTQH from the coding sequence ATGCCTCGACTAAACACCATAAGCGCAACAGCCGCTCTCGCTCTTACCGTTCTGGTTTACTCCTCTGGAGTTTCGGCCGCCACCCAGGTCGTTACCTCCACCAAACCTCTGGAACTTCTTGTCCGGGCGGTTGCCGGGGAAGACGTGGAAATCACCACGCTGGTGCCCGCTGGCGCCAGCCCCCACACCTACAACATGCGACCTTCCCAGCGCAGGGCACTGGAAAATGCCGATGTTATTTTCTGGGTCGGCCCGGAAATGGAGAGTTTCCTGAGCCGGTTGCTTGCAGGCGAGGATTTCCATCAAAGAACCATCATGCTGATGCAGGACGGGGATGATCATCCTGAGGCGAATCACGGTCACCAGGAACATGCCAGCCACGACGATGACCTGCAAAGCGGGACACATGAAACCGCCGGGCACGACCATGGAGAGGGCGAGGATCCTCACATCTGGCTGGATCCATCACTCGCGCTTGAGATGGTCAGGACCGTCCATGGTGCTCTCGCCAATATGAAAGGCGCAAACACGCAGGCCCTCAACGAGAACCTGACCCGCTTCGAAGCCAACCTCGAAAAAACTGAAAGACAAGTCAGAGCCAAGCTGGAAACGGCAGTACACGACATCAGCCTGTTCGCGTATCACAGTGCGTTCACCCGTTTTGCCAGCCACTACGACTTGCCCCTTGAGGGCGTACTCACGCTAAACCCGGAATTGTCGCCGGGCGCGAGGCACATCTCGGAAGTTCAGGACAAACTGCATAAGGCCAACCACCCCTGTCTGCTGATAGAGCCACAGTTCAATAGACAGTGGTGGCGTTCGATAACCCGGGGCCTGGAGGTCACGTTCAGCACCTGGGATCCCCTGGCCACAGATATCCAGGTAACCGCAGACGGCTATAACGTGTTCCAACACAGCATTGCCGATGCGGTGCTCAAGTGCCTACCAGAGAATACCCAGCATTAA
- the gltX gene encoding glutamate--tRNA ligase: protein MTVRTRIAPSPTGDPHVGTAYVALFNLCFARQHGGQFILRIEDTDQARSTAESERDILQALRWLGLNWDEGPDVGGPYGPYRQSERKDSYKQYAEDLVTAGHAFYCFRTPDELEAIREERKAQGMNPGIKGDLELPQEEVKRRLDAGDPHVIRMKVPDEGVCEIQDMLRGTIEIDWAQVDCQILLKSDGMPTYHLANVVDDHVMGITHVLRGEEWINSAPKHKLLYEYFGWDMPELCHLPLLRNPDKSKLSKRKNPTSINFYERMGFLPEAVTNYLGRMGWSMPDEREKFTLDEMIENFDIQRVSLGGPVFDVEKLRWLNGQWLRDELTEEQFMERMRQWWFNEDALKALVPHIKGRAEVFSDVAPMAQFMFSGMLNLTPEDFAHNKLEEAQIKRVLQFTLWKLEAQRHWSRDNIFADIKSLSKAMELKMGDFMFSIFVAIAGTPNSWSVMESMDLLGPDMTRTRLRHALEVLGGFSKKETKRVEKEYAALGA, encoded by the coding sequence ATGACAGTACGTACCCGAATTGCTCCATCACCCACCGGTGATCCACACGTTGGTACCGCCTACGTGGCCCTGTTCAATCTCTGTTTTGCCCGTCAGCACGGTGGGCAGTTTATTCTGCGTATCGAAGACACCGACCAGGCACGCAGCACCGCAGAATCCGAGCGCGATATTCTGCAAGCGCTTCGCTGGCTGGGGCTGAACTGGGACGAAGGTCCTGACGTTGGCGGTCCCTATGGTCCTTACCGGCAGTCAGAGCGCAAGGACTCGTATAAGCAGTATGCCGAAGACCTCGTGACAGCGGGGCATGCTTTCTATTGTTTCCGTACCCCGGATGAGCTGGAAGCTATCCGCGAAGAGCGCAAAGCCCAGGGCATGAATCCGGGGATCAAGGGCGATCTGGAGTTGCCGCAAGAAGAAGTGAAGCGGCGTCTTGATGCCGGGGATCCGCACGTCATCCGCATGAAAGTGCCGGACGAGGGTGTTTGTGAAATACAGGACATGCTTCGCGGCACTATTGAAATCGACTGGGCCCAGGTGGATTGCCAGATTCTGCTGAAATCCGATGGTATGCCCACCTATCACCTCGCCAACGTGGTCGATGATCACGTTATGGGTATCACCCACGTACTTCGTGGAGAGGAATGGATCAACTCGGCACCCAAGCACAAGCTGCTGTACGAGTACTTCGGATGGGACATGCCCGAGCTTTGCCACCTGCCGCTGCTGCGTAACCCGGACAAGAGCAAGCTGTCCAAGCGCAAGAACCCCACCAGCATCAATTTCTATGAGCGCATGGGTTTCCTGCCGGAAGCAGTGACCAACTACCTCGGTCGTATGGGCTGGTCAATGCCGGACGAGCGCGAGAAGTTCACCCTCGACGAAATGATCGAGAACTTCGATATCCAGCGCGTTTCTCTGGGCGGCCCGGTTTTCGATGTAGAAAAACTGCGCTGGCTTAATGGCCAGTGGTTGCGGGATGAGCTGACCGAAGAGCAGTTCATGGAGCGCATGCGTCAGTGGTGGTTTAACGAGGATGCGCTGAAGGCTCTGGTGCCGCATATCAAGGGCAGGGCGGAAGTGTTTTCCGATGTCGCTCCGATGGCACAGTTCATGTTCTCTGGCATGCTGAACCTGACACCGGAGGACTTTGCCCACAACAAGCTGGAGGAGGCGCAGATCAAGCGCGTACTCCAGTTCACCCTTTGGAAACTGGAAGCCCAGAGGCACTGGAGCAGGGATAATATCTTCGCCGACATCAAGTCGCTGTCTAAGGCCATGGAGTTGAAGATGGGCGATTTCATGTTTTCGATCTTCGTCGCCATCGCAGGAACGCCCAATTCCTGGTCGGTCATGGAGTCGATGGATCTCCTGGGCCCGGACATGACTCGCACCCGTCTGAGGCACGCCCTGGAAGTTCTGGGTGGCTTTTCGAAGAAAGAAACCAAGAGAGTGGAGAAAGAGTACGCCGCACTGGGTGCTTAA
- a CDS encoding 6-carboxytetrahydropterin synthase — translation MNHLFVDNLTVIDFAYLDRTRGLVGESWIADVVLGGELDDQGMVFDFSNVKRTIKRIIDERVDHRLVVPRGYEGLSWSEEEPDTFSWALTDGSQITHQSPDEAVVWLSAERVVPSAVATLLEHELKAVLPANVTTVEIHLREEVIEGAYYHYVHGLKKHLGNCQRIAHGHRSPIRIDRNGHRDYDLEREWAIQWRDIYVGSEEDVVRRHVGDTGVRYVTFEYEANQGEFALTLPEERVYMLETDTTVELIAAHIADKLKAEFPSDTIRVKAYEGVGKGAIASR, via the coding sequence ATGAATCACCTCTTTGTAGACAACCTGACCGTTATTGATTTCGCTTACCTGGACCGGACTCGAGGACTGGTAGGTGAAAGCTGGATCGCGGATGTGGTGCTCGGAGGCGAACTCGACGACCAGGGCATGGTGTTCGATTTCAGCAATGTTAAACGCACGATCAAGCGAATAATCGATGAGCGAGTCGATCACAGGCTGGTCGTACCACGAGGCTATGAAGGCTTGTCCTGGAGTGAGGAGGAGCCGGATACCTTTAGCTGGGCGCTGACCGACGGTAGCCAGATTACACACCAGTCTCCGGATGAAGCAGTAGTCTGGCTCTCGGCTGAGCGGGTAGTTCCGTCTGCAGTCGCCACCCTGCTGGAACATGAGCTTAAAGCGGTCCTGCCCGCAAACGTGACGACTGTCGAGATCCACCTGAGGGAAGAAGTCATCGAGGGCGCCTACTATCACTATGTTCATGGTCTGAAGAAACATCTGGGCAACTGCCAGCGCATTGCCCACGGCCACCGCTCGCCCATCCGGATCGACCGGAATGGTCACCGTGACTACGACCTCGAGCGCGAGTGGGCCATTCAGTGGCGGGATATCTACGTGGGCTCCGAGGAAGATGTGGTTCGGCGCCATGTAGGCGATACCGGGGTTCGGTATGTAACCTTTGAATATGAAGCGAATCAGGGAGAGTTTGCCTTGACGCTGCCAGAGGAGCGGGTTTACATGCTGGAAACGGATACAACCGTTGAGCTGATCGCGGCGCACATTGCCGACAAGCTAAAGGCGGAATTTCCGTCCGATACTATTCGGGTCAAGGCCTATGAGGGTGTTGGAAAGGGCGCGATTGCCTCGCGCTGA
- a CDS encoding nucleotidyltransferase family protein, which yields MGRPKALLPLADQQGILLDRAIDLGRALSRDVRVICGTLAKQTSQPGDPDAENAQAGGETDRINPGRCGTLL from the coding sequence ATGGGAAGGCCGAAAGCACTTCTGCCTCTTGCTGATCAGCAGGGCATTCTACTCGACAGGGCGATAGACCTGGGCCGCGCTCTGAGTCGGGATGTGCGTGTGATCTGCGGCACCTTAGCCAAACAGACCAGCCAGCCAGGCGATCCCGACGCTGAAAATGCCCAGGCTGGCGGCGAGACTGACCGTATAAATCCTGGAAGATGCGGAACGTTGCTGTGA
- a CDS encoding response regulator → MAIKNALLVDDSKVARFALSKLLENRDMEVNMAGSAEEALDFLNSNGRPDVIFMDHLMPGMNGVEATKAIKGNPDTAAIPVIMCTSKKSSSFTEEAKNFGVYNILTKPPHTEGLSMVLEQLDRDVIAGTLPEAPITEFEGGSRADELLNVPRNASVEMSLKSEGEPASNGNSSSNVVPLTSDLIEQIARSAVKTHVNNRLHELLSSLFDEQFDHLKRALDESRSKQESIVEERLNAMGSLVEERTMHLRDEVAAEVNLNLGRELADLKKEMKRNSGFTSEHMAELKDHITSVQTIDTEFWQTLQSEAIQQAHEISRETAEDIAQRTIDLFVSQQRSASSRIYTVSLAASLGIFSVGIAWLAGLFG, encoded by the coding sequence ATGGCGATCAAGAACGCTCTGCTGGTGGACGATTCAAAGGTGGCACGATTTGCCCTGAGCAAGCTGCTGGAGAATCGCGACATGGAAGTAAACATGGCAGGTTCTGCCGAGGAAGCACTGGATTTCCTGAACAGCAACGGACGCCCGGACGTTATCTTTATGGACCATCTGATGCCGGGCATGAATGGCGTGGAAGCCACAAAAGCCATCAAAGGCAATCCAGACACCGCAGCCATTCCGGTCATCATGTGCACTTCCAAGAAATCCTCTTCTTTTACCGAGGAAGCGAAAAATTTCGGGGTCTATAACATCCTCACCAAGCCGCCTCATACCGAAGGCCTGAGCATGGTACTCGAGCAACTGGACAGAGATGTTATCGCGGGAACTCTTCCGGAAGCTCCTATCACCGAGTTTGAGGGAGGCAGCAGGGCAGACGAACTTCTGAACGTTCCCCGGAATGCCTCTGTTGAAATGTCACTCAAGTCCGAAGGAGAACCTGCCAGCAACGGCAACAGCTCCTCCAATGTAGTGCCGCTGACCAGCGACCTGATCGAACAGATTGCCCGCTCAGCGGTGAAAACTCATGTCAACAACCGGCTCCATGAGCTGCTCAGCTCCCTGTTCGATGAACAGTTCGATCACCTGAAACGGGCCCTGGATGAATCCCGCAGCAAGCAGGAATCGATCGTCGAAGAACGGCTGAACGCAATGGGCAGCCTCGTTGAAGAACGCACAATGCATTTGCGCGACGAGGTGGCGGCGGAAGTTAACCTCAACCTGGGTCGGGAACTGGCAGACCTGAAGAAGGAGATGAAACGCAATTCCGGCTTCACCAGCGAGCACATGGCAGAGCTAAAAGATCACATTACCAGTGTGCAGACCATCGATACCGAGTTCTGGCAAACGCTGCAATCCGAAGCAATTCAGCAGGCGCATGAGATTTCCCGGGAAACTGCAGAAGATATCGCGCAACGCACTATTGATCTGTTTGTTTCACAGCAACGTTCCGCATCTTCCAGGATTTATACGGTCAGTCTCGCCGCCAGCCTGGGCATTTTCAGCGTCGGGATCGCCTGGCTGGCTGGTCTGTTTGGCTAA